One window from the genome of Hippocampus zosterae strain Florida chromosome 7, ASM2543408v3, whole genome shotgun sequence encodes:
- the lrrc3ca gene encoding leucine-rich repeat-containing protein 3B translates to MSMSSLVLMTFCFHHAAAASAAACSKHCYCSESDGGGKTVRCSNRQLTAIPQDIPNDTRRVYLDFNLLTSIPANAFAGLSRLAELDLSHNDISQLQPGAFRGLSSSLQFLDLSANKLVHFTADSFEGLRARANLTDNPWHCDCDLQMAMPRVDLEPVSLTGIVCQTSDPEEMSVQGLAFLLEPDIDLCVVTKRTTDVAMLVVMFGWFAMVISYLVYYVRANQEDARRHLEYLKSLPSRQAKSEESSTISTVV, encoded by the coding sequence ATGTCCATGTCCAGCCTGGTGCTCATGACTTTCTGCTTCcaccacgccgccgccgcctccgccgccgcttGCTCCAAACACTGCTACTGCTCGGAGAGCGACGGCGGCGGCAAGACGGTGCGCTGCAGCAATCGGCAGCTGACCGCCATCCCGCAGGACATCCCCAACGACACGCGGCGAGTCTACCTGGACTTTAACCTCTTGACCTCTATCCCGGCCAACGCCTTCGCCGGCCTGTCGCGCCTGGCAGAGCTGGACCTGTCGCACAACGACATTAGCCAGCTGCAGCCGGGCGCGTTCAGAGGCCTGAGCTCCTCGCTGCAGTTCCTTGACCTTTCCGCAAACAAGTTAGTCCATTTCACCGCGGACTCCTTCGAGGGCCTTCGGGCTCGGGCGAATTTAACCGACAATCCCTGGCATTGCGACTGCGACCTGCAGATGGCAATGCCCCGCGTGGACCTGGAGCCCGTGTCGCTGACCGGCATCGTGTGCCAGACTTCCGACCCGGAGGAAATGAGCGTTCAGGGACTGGCCTTCCTCTTGGAGCCCGACATCGACTTGTGCGTGGTGACGAAGAGGACTACAGACGTGGCCATGCTGGTGGTCATGTTTGGCTGGTTCGCCATGGTCATCTCTTATCTGGTCTACTACGTCAGGGCCAACCAGGAGGACGCCCGCAGACATTTGGAGTACCTCAAGTCATTGCCGAGCAGGCAAGCAAAGTCTGAGGAGTCTTCTACCATCAGTACTGTTGTTTAG
- the lyrm1 gene encoding LYR motif containing protein 1 isoform X2, producing MTASTRRTVLSLYMRVFRIARTWQAQSGVASDTLTERNYILQEARTLFRQNQQMTDQESIKKCIEECEARIEIGLHYRIPYPRASYLPPLGLATQKGRKLRAQQRLRKQAKPIYLESHKET from the exons ATGACGGCCTCTACTCGCAGGACGGTGTTGTCGCTCTACATGCGGGTGTTTCGCATTGCACGAACCTGGCAAGCCCAAAGTGGAGTGGCAAGTGACACGCTGACCGAGAGAAATTATATACTTCAGGAGGCACGCACTTTGTTCCGACAGAACCAGCAG ATGACTGATCAAGAATCAATCAAGAAATGTATTGAGGAATGTGAAGCAAGGATAGAAATCG GTCTACATTACAGAATCCCCTACCCAAGGGCC AGCTACCTACCGCCACTGGGACTGGCCACTCAGAAAGGGAGGAAGCTGCGAGCACAGCAGCGCCTGAGGAAGCAGGCCAAGCCAATTTATTTAGAGTCACATAAGGAGACCTGA
- the med24 gene encoding mediator of RNA polymerase II transcription subunit 24 translates to MKVVNLKQAILQAWKERWSDYHWAVNIKRNFPKGATWEYLNLAEALMEQALIGPSPNPLILSYLKYAINSQMVSYSSVLIAISKFDDFSRDLCVKSLLEIMDMFCHRLTCHGKAEECIGLCRALLGVVVWLLQGCACYCEKLREPAPLGGTEACLTECWERLHKLMSSTKNRALVHIARLEDQGSWSNVEQALLKVSDGLGSISNSSLRTQLEESLSLVKGIPQMLSVQCDPLLHASFPSIHTFIMLEGTMNLTGETQPMVEQLMMIKRMQRIPSPFFVLEIWKACFTGLIESPEGTEELKWTAFTFLKIPQVLLRLKKYPQSDKGQDFTEDVNVAFQYLLKLTPLLDKADQRCNCDCLGMLLQECNKLGLLSDSNTEVLTSKRTDDRKFSPKLKTAENANIQPNPGLILRAEPTVTNILKTVDADHSKSPEGLLGVLGHMLSGKSLDLLLAAAAATGKLKSFARKFIKLNEFPKHISGEGSKSASVRALLFDISFLMLCHVVQTYGSEVVLSDPSPSGETPFFETWLQTCMPEEGKILNPDHPCFRPEPGKVESLVTLLNNSSEMKLVQVKWHEICLSTPAAILEVLNAWENGVLSVEAVQKITDNIKGKVCSMAICAVAWLVAHVRMLGRDEREKPQTMIRQLVTPLYGENTLQFYSERVIIMSSIMEHMCADVFQQTAATLRPPMEGQEPIPYRNLLPAKEPIRAALTKQFQLVLRKGWVDSRALHLFQSLLNMGGVFWFTNNLVKELLKETRQEWAHRVVELLYSIFCLDSQQITLTLLGTIVPNLLTDSAHWHSLVDPPGKALAKLSVWCALSSYSSNHKGSCSAHQRRRQREDIEDYSSLFPLDDTQPSKLMRLLSSNEDEPVALSSPGDRSMSSSLSASQLHTVNMREPLNRVLANLFLLISSILGSKMAGPHTQFVHSFMEECVECLEQGSRGSILQFMPFTMVAELVKLPALAKPKVVLAVTDLSLPLGRRVAAKAIAAL, encoded by the exons ATGAAGGTAGTCAACCTGAAGCAAGCCATCCTGCAGGCTTGGAAGGAGCGCTGGAGTGACTACCATTGGGCTGTTAATATCAAGAGGAATTTCCCAAAGGGAGCAACATGGGAATATCTTAACCTCGCAG AGGCGTTAATGGAGCAGGCGCTGATTGGTCCATCTCCTAACCCACTTATCTTGTCATATCTCAAATATGCCATAAATTCACAG ATGGTGTCTTATTCGAGTGTGCTCATCGCCATTAGCAAG TTTGATGATTTTTCTCGCGATCTGTGCGTCAAGTCCCTCCTGGAGATCATGGACATGTTCTGCCATCGCCTCAC TTGCCACGGGAAGGCCGAGGAGTGCATCGGGCTGTGTCGTGCGCTGCTTGGGGTGGTGGTGTGGCTGCTGCAGGGCTGCGCCTGCTATTGCGAGAAGCTGAGGGAACCGGCTCCGTTGGGGGGCACCGAGGCCTGTCTGACGGAGTGCTGGGAGAGGCTGCACAAACTCATGAGCAGCACCAAAAACAGAGCCCTGGTGCACATCGCTCGGCTGGAAGATCAAG GATCCTGGAGTAATGTCGAGCAGGCTCTTCTTAAAGTGAGCGACGGCCTCGGCTCTATATCGAACTCCTCGCTGCGGACTCAATTAGAGGAAAGCTTGTCACTGGTGAAAGG CATTCCACAGATGCTGTCGGTGCAGTGTGACCCGCTGCTGCACGCCTCCTTCCCGTCAATCCACACCTTCATCATGCTGGAAGGGACCATGAATTTGACAGGGGAGACGCAGCCGATGGTGGAGCAGCTGATGATGATCAAGAGAATGCAG AGAATCCCTAGTCCATTCTTTGTGCTGGAAATCTGGAAGGCGTGTTTTACCGGCCTCATCGAGTCACCAGAGGGCACTGAGGAGCTGAAATGGACTGCCTTCACCTTCCTCAAG ATTCCACAAGTTCTGCTGCGGCTGAAGAAGTACCCTCAGAGTGACAAAGGACAG GACTTTACGGAGGATGTGAACGTTGCCTTTCAGTACCTCCTCAAACTGACGCCACTGCTGGACAAAGCTGACCAAAGATGCAA CTGTGACTGTCTGGGCATGCTGCTCCAGGAGTGTAACAAGCTCGGCCTACTGTCCGACTCCAACACGGAGGTCCTCACATCCAAACG GACGGACGACAGGAAGTTCTCCCCAAAACTGAAAACCGCGGAAAATGCTAACATCCAACCGAACCCGGGCCTCATCCTCCGAGCTGAGCCCACCGTGACCAATATTCTCAAG ACGGTGGATGCAGACCACTCCAAGTCTCCGGAGGGCCTTCTGGGTGTCCTTGGTCACATGTTGTCCGGCAAGAGCTTGGATTTGCTCCTGGCGGCCGCAGCCGCCACAGGGAAACTCAAGTCCTTCGCCCGAAAGTTTATCAA gCTTAATGAGTTTCCCAAGCACATCAGCGGTGAAGGAT CCAAGTCCGCTTCCGTCCGGGCCCTGCTCTTCGACATCTCCTTCCTGATGCTTTGCCATGTGGTGCAGACGTACGGCTCAGAG GTGGTCCTTTCTGACCCCAGTCCCTCAGGGGAGACTCCCTTTTTTGAGACATGGCTACAAACGTGTATGCCCGAGGAAGGGAAGATTCTGAACCCGGATCACCCCTGCTTTCGGCCTGAGCCCGGAAAAGTCGAGAGTCTGGTGACCCTGCTCAACAATTCCTCTGAGATGAAGCTTGT TCAAGTGAAATGGCACGAAATCTGCCTCAGCAccccggcggccattttggaagtTTTGAATGCATGGGAGAACGGCGTGCTCTCTGTGGAGGCGGTGCAG AAGATCACTGACAACATCAAGGGCAAAGTTTGCAGTATGGCGATCTGCGCGGTGGCGTGGCTGGTGGCCCACGTCAGGATGCTGGGACGGGACGAGAGGGAGAAGCCTCAGACCATGATCCGCCAGCTCGTCACCCCGCTCTATGGCGAAAACACGCTGCAGTTTTACAGCGAACG cgtgaTCATCATGAGCTCCATCATGGAGCACATGTGTGCCGACGTCTTCCAGCAAACGGCGGCGACGCTGCGGCCCCCCATGGAGGGCCAGGAGCCCATACCCTACCGCAACCTGCTGCCGGCCAAAGAGCCCATCCGGGCCGCCCTCACCAAGCAGTTCCAGCTGGTGCTGCGCAAAGGCTGGGTGGACAGTCGAGCGCTGCATCTCTTCCAGAGTCTGCTCAACATGGGCGGCGTCTTCTGGTTCACCAATAATTTGGTCAAG gAGCTGCTCAAGGAAACTCGGCAGGAGTGGGCCCATCGTGTGGTGGAGTTGCTTTACAGCATCTTCTGTCTGGACAGTCAGCAAATCACCCTGACCTTGCTGGGCACCATCGTGCCCAACTTGCTCACCGACTCCGCCCACTGGCACAGCCTGGTCGACCCGCCTGGCAAAGCACTGGCCAA GTTGTCTGTGTGGTGCGCACTCAGCTCATACTCATCCAACCACAAAGGTTCCTGCTCCGCTCATCAACGGAGAAGACAGCGAGAAGACATCGAG GACTACAGCAGCCTCTTTCCCTTGGATGACACGCAACCCTCCAAGCTCATGCGTCTCCTCAGCTCCAATGAGGATGAGCCTGTGGCGCTTTCCAGTCCAG GGGACCGATCAATGAGCAGCTCCCtctctgcctcccagctgcacacGGTCAACATGAGAGAGCCACTCAACCGCGTCCTGG CCAACCTGTTCCTGCTCATTTCCTCCATCCTGGGCTCCAAGATGGCGGGCCCTCACACGCAGTTTGTGCATAGTTTCATGGAGGAGTGTGTGGAATGCCTGGAGCAGGGAAGTCGCGGAAGCATCCTGCAGTTCATGCCTTTTACAATG GTCGCTGAGCTGGTGAAGCTGCCCGCTCTGGCCAAACCCAAAGTGGTCTTGGCTGTCACTGATTTGAGTCTACCCCTGGGGAGGAGAGTAGCAGCCAAAGCCATCGCTGCCTTGTAA
- the LOC127603202 gene encoding uncharacterized protein LOC127603202 produces the protein MARVAGAAPLPEVCADMCALVEGAQFQALVRRSRSLTEKILLAIPEAHKSSIHAETLKLNSSENAKLGTMATNINFPAAPVLKIASEKVPLESSLIHMHKGLQLHLALLSTISPLLEKSQRVTDLMNTVRDLAVQISKMLRAVQTEYEPQTTPSPVTLHLHGDFEVQVAAHLTLVQLQSLGQDIHRLLRGLDASHEEETDSDLLMGLI, from the exons ATGGCCAGGGTCGCGGGCGCCGCGCCTCTACCGGAGGTTTGCGCGGACATGTGCGCACTTGTTGAAGGGGCGCAATTCCAAGCGCTCGTCCGGAGGAGCCGCAGTCTAACCGAGAAGATCCTGCTCGCCATTCCCGAAGCGCACAAATCGAGCATCCACGCCGAG ACTCTGAAACTGAATTCTTCCGAAAACGCCAAGCTCGGCACAATGGCGACCAACATCAACTTCCCAGCTGCTCCCGTGCTTAAAATCGCTTCGGAAAAAGTTCCGTTG GAGAGCAGTCTGATACACATGCACAAGGGTCTGCAACTGCACCTGGCCTTGCTGAGCACCATCTCACCTCTGCTGGAAAAATCACAGAGAGTGACTGACCTCATGAACACTGTCCGAGATCTTGCTGTTCAAATTAGCAAG ATGCTGCGAGCTGTCCAGACAGAGTATGAGCCGCAGACAACCCCGAGCCCCGTGACCTTACACCTGCACGGCGACTTTGAGGTCCAGGTGGCCGCCCACCTGACGCTGGTGCAGCTCCAGTCCCTGGGCCAGGATATACACCGCTTGCTCCGGGGTCTGGACGCAAGCCACGAGGAGGAAACGGACAGCGACCTGCTGATGGGACTGATATAA
- the kcnj12a gene encoding ATP-sensitive inward rectifier potassium channel 12 yields MSVGRSNRYSIVSSEEEGLRLTTMHGANGLGNGKIPTRRKCRSRFVRKNGQCNVRFANMDDKPRRYMADIFTTCVDIRWRWMLALFTLVFVVSWLAFGLAFWLIALLHGDLENPAGDDNFTPCVLQVNGFVAAFLFSIETQSTIGYGYRCVTEECPAAVFMVVFQSIVGCIIDCFMIGAIMAKMARPKKRAQTLLFSHNAVVAVRDGKLCLMWRVGNLRKSHIVEAHVRAQLIKPRVTDEGEYIPLDQIDIDVGFDKGLDRIFLVSPITILHRIDEQSPLFGIGKQDLETSDFEIVVILEGMVEATAMTTQARSSYLASEILWGHRFEPVLFEENNLYKVDYAHFHKTYEVPSTPRCSAKDMLENKFLVPASNAFCYENELAFLNREEEEEEHEGGGGGNMPLANLSPDRNGRHEFERLQASRTLEQRSYRRESEI; encoded by the coding sequence ATGAGCGTGGGGAGGAGCAACCGCTACAGCATCGTGTCGTCGGAGGAAGAGGGCCTGCGTCTGACGACCATGCACGGCGCCAACGGTTTGGGCAACGGCAAGATCCCCACGCGGCGCAAGTGCCGCAGCCGCTTCGTCCGCAAGAACGGCCAGTGCAACGTGCGCTTTGCCAACATGGACGACAAGCCGCGGCGCTACATGGCCGACATCTTCACCACGTGCGTGGATATCCGCTGGCGGTGGATGCTGGCGCTCTTCACCCTGGTGTTCGTGGTTTCCTGGCTGGCTTTCGGCCTGGCCTTCTGGCTCATCGCCTTGCTGCACGGCGATCTGGAGAATCCGGCCGGAGACGACAACTTCACGCCCTGCGTGCTGCAAGTCAACGGCTTCGTGGCCGCCTTCCTCTTCTCCATCGAGACGCAGTCCACCATCGGCTACGGCTACCGCTGCGTGACCGAGGAGTGCCCGGCGGCCGTCTTCATGGTGGTCTTCCAGTCCATCGTGGGCTGCATCATCGACTGCTTCATGATCGGCGCCATCATGGCCAAAATGGCCAGGCCCAAGAAGCGGGCGCAAACGCTGCTGTTTAGCCACAACGCCGTCGTCGCCGTGCGCGACGGCAAACTGTGTCTCATGTGGCGGGTGGGAAACCTTCGCAAGAGCCACATCGTGGAGGCCCACGTCAGGGCGCAGCTCATCAAGCCTCGCGTCACCGACGAAGGGGAGTACATCCCCCTGGACCAAATCGACATTGACGTGGGCTTCGACAAGGGCCTGGATCGCATTTTTTTGGTGTCCCCCATTACCATCCTCCACCGGATCGACGAGCAGAGCCCCCTTTTCGGGATCGGCAAGCAGGACCTGGAGACCTCCGATTTCGAGATCGTGGTGATCTTGGAGGGAATGGTGGAAGCCACGGCCATGACCACGCAGGCGCGCAGTTCCTACTTGGCCTCCGAGATCCTTTGGGGACACAGGTTCGAGCCCGTCTTGTTCGAGGAGAACAACCTCTACAAGGTGGATTacgctcactttcacaaaacctACGAGGTGCCGTCCACCCCCCGATGCAGTGccaaggacatgctggagaacaAATTCCTGGTCCCCGCTTCAAACGCCTTCTGCTATGAAAACGAGCTGGCTTTCCTCAACcgcgaggaagaggaagaggagcatgAGGGCGGAGGCGGCGGGAACATGCCGCTGGCAAACCTCAGTCCGGATCGCAACGGCCGACACGAGTTTGAACGCTTGCAGGCCAGCCGGACGCTGGAGCAAAGGTCTTATCGGAGAGAGTCCGAAATATGA
- the lyrm1 gene encoding LYR motif containing protein 1 isoform X1 encodes MRQAFESPYSGSFTLQGPVKLIFQRTVLSLYMRVFRIARTWQAQSGVASDTLTERNYILQEARTLFRQNQQMTDQESIKKCIEECEARIEIGLHYRIPYPRASYLPPLGLATQKGRKLRAQQRLRKQAKPIYLESHKET; translated from the exons ATGCGACAAGCATTTGAGTCACCCTATTCCGGCAGTTTCACTTTACAAGGACCAGTCAAGCTCATTTTTCAACG GACGGTGTTGTCGCTCTACATGCGGGTGTTTCGCATTGCACGAACCTGGCAAGCCCAAAGTGGAGTGGCAAGTGACACGCTGACCGAGAGAAATTATATACTTCAGGAGGCACGCACTTTGTTCCGACAGAACCAGCAG ATGACTGATCAAGAATCAATCAAGAAATGTATTGAGGAATGTGAAGCAAGGATAGAAATCG GTCTACATTACAGAATCCCCTACCCAAGGGCC AGCTACCTACCGCCACTGGGACTGGCCACTCAGAAAGGGAGGAAGCTGCGAGCACAGCAGCGCCTGAGGAAGCAGGCCAAGCCAATTTATTTAGAGTCACATAAGGAGACCTGA